A single window of Malus sylvestris chromosome 5, drMalSylv7.2, whole genome shotgun sequence DNA harbors:
- the LOC126621134 gene encoding F-box/kelch-repeat protein At3g06240-like — MQNLFLAPNKMSNGPKLSEDIIEDILSRLPVKSVCRFRCVSKLWLHLTTQPHFIQAHLKRTQSCKLLISSANSLFSLDHLAPIDDDLLPLELDFPLKGGQPFLPWIQTFGSCNGLVCIMPVPEKFFIFNPTTRDCLRVPDCPMPIHVCPGQDSRNGYHRHSFGYAPSINDYKFVKVAYGCMVHVFSLKNNSWKRVQDFPYKHLLDDSTTFLNGAVHWLCGPVGVGDTCVIAAFDLAEEKFLDLAPPDSVTNHTRFTIGVLGGCLCLLHQNNIKQHSFWVMKEYNVKESWTRILITDSYFSLQPLCYWKDGKILLVRNRKKLLLCNTKNGTCKKFLVNGLPSRIFADVYVESLVSPNFQQN, encoded by the coding sequence ATGCAAAACCTGTTTTTGGCCCCGAATAAAATGTCAAACGGCCCAAAGCTTTCAGAAGATATCATTGAAGACATTCTTTCTAGACTTCCTGTGAAGTCTGTGTGTAGATTCCGGTGTGTATCGAAGTTATGGCTCCATCTCACCACTCAACCCCACTTCATCCAAGCTCACCTCAAGAGAACCCAGAGTTGCAAACTCCTTATTAGTTCTGCAaattctctcttctccttggACCATCTCGCACCTATAGATGATGATTTGTTACCCCTGGAGCTTGATTTTCCACTCAAGGGCGGCCAACCCTTCCTTCCTTGGATCCAAACCTTTGGTTCGTGTAATGGATTGGTCTGCATTATGCCCGTGCCAGAAAAATTCTTTATATTCAATCCTACCACCAGAGATTGCTTGAGGGTACCGGATTGCCCCATGCCGATTCATGTATGTCCTGGACAAGACAGCCGTAATGGTTATCATAGGCACAGTTTTGGTTATGCTCCTTCTATCAATGACTACAAGTTCGTGAAGGTTGCTTATGGTTGCATGGTGCATGTGTTTTCACTGAAAAACAATTCATGGAAAAGGGTTCAAGATTTTCCTTACAAACATCTTCTGGACGATTCTACAACATTTCTCAATGGAGCTGTGCACTGGTTATGTGGCCCTGTCGGAGTTGGAGATACCTGTGTCATTGCTGCATTTGATTTAGCAGAGGAGAAGTTCTTAGACTTGGCACCACCTGATTCAGTCACAAATCATACTAGATTTACGATTGGCGTTCTGGGAGGGTGCCTTTGTTTGCTACACCAGAACAATATCAAGCAACACTCATTTTGGGTTATGAAAGAGTATAATGTGAAGGAGTCTTGGACGAGGATCTTGATCACTGACTCATACTTTTCTCTACAGCCATTGTGTTACTGGAAGGATGGCAAGATATTACTGGTGAGAAATAGAAAGAAATTACTTCTGTGCAACACGAAGAACGGAACATGTAAAAAGTTCTTGGTAAATGGCCTTCCGTCTCGCATATTTGCTGACGTGTATGTGGAGAGCCTGGTGTCTCCAAACTTTCAGCAGAACTAG